The Streptomyces fungicidicus nucleotide sequence CTCGTCGTCGGACCGGCCGCGACCGCGCAGCGGGTGACCGCCGCCGTGCTGCGCCGCCCGCGGTGCGGGGTGCGGCCGGTGGGGATCGTCGCCGAGCAGGCGGACGGCGTCGAGGGCGTGCCCGTGCTGCGCACCGACGAGGAGGTCGAGCGGGCCGTCATCCAGAACGGGGTGCGGGCGGTGCTCGCCGTCCACCCCTCGGTACGGGCCGAACAGGGCCCGCTGCTGCGGACGCTGGCCGCGTCGGGCTGCGCGATCTGGGAGGTCGACGCCGGCTCCGCGCCGCACCCGGGGGGTGAGCGGCTGGCCGGGTTCTCCTGTCGGCGGCTGGACCCCGCCCCGGCGCGCGGCGGCGGCATCGGCAAGCGGATGCTCGACATCCTGGTCTCGGGGACGCTGTTGCTGCTGGTCGGCCCGCTGCTGGCGGTGTGCGCCGTGACGCTGCGGCTGTGCGACGGGCCGGGGGTGGTGTTCCGGCAGGAGCGCATCGGCCGGGACGGGAAGCCGTTCACACTGCTGAAGTTCCGCACCCACCGCCCGGTCGACGAGCACGAGTCGGCGACCCGGTGGAGCGTGGCCAACGAGCACGAGATGCGCTGGTTCTGCCGCATGCTGCGGCGCACCTCGCTCGACGAGCTGCTCCAGCTGTGGAACGTGCTCCGCGGCGACATGAGCCTGGTCGGGCCGCGTCCGGAACGACCTTACTTCGTCGCCCAGTTCAGCCAGACGTATCCCGGTTACGCGGCCCGGCACCGGATGCGCACCGGGATCACCGGGCTCGCGCAGGTCCAGGGGCTGCGCGGCGACACCTCGATCGAGGACCGCTGCCGGTACGACAACGCCTACATCGACGACTGGTCGCTGTGGCAGGACATCTGCATCCTGCTGCGCACCGCGGCCACGCTGGTCCGTCCGACGGGGAGCTGACGACACGTGAGCCACGTCCTCGTACCGCTGCCGCGCCGTGCCGCCGCGCTGGTGCCGGTCCTGCCGCTGGTGGCGGTGGTCGCCCTGACGGCCCTGCCGCCGGCGGGGGACGGTGCGGGGCCCGCCGACGTGGTGTCCGCGCTCGTCGTGGGGTACTGCGTGATCCGGCTGCTGCGGGAACGGCGGCGTCCGCTGTCGCCCGTCGCGGTCGTGCTGCTGGGTCTGCCGGTCGTGGGGGTGGCGCTCGCCGCCATGGGGGCGGCCTCCCCGGAGACGGCGCTCGGCGGTCTGAGCCGCTATCTGCAGATCTTCGTGCTGGTCCCGGCCGCCGCGCTGGTGCTGCTGCGCCGCACGTCCGACTTCCTCGCGGTCGCCTGGTCGTTCGTGGGGCTCGCCCTGTGGCAGGGGGCAGTCGGGGTGCACCAGTACGTCACCGGGACCGGCGCCTCGTACCAGGGCGAGACCGTCCGCGCGGTCGGCACCTTCGGGGCGCAGGACGTGATGGGCATGGCGTCGGCGGTGTCGCTGGGCGTGGTGTGCGCGGTGGGGATCGCGCTGGGCCGGGCGCCGGTGCGGCAGCGGGCGGCGGCCGCCGGGTGCGCCCTGCTGCTGGTGCTGCCGCTGGCGCTCTCCTTCAGCCGGGGCGCCTGGATCGCGACCGCGCTGACCTGCGCGGTGCAGCTGGCGCTGGCGGGGATGCGGCGCGCGCTGCGGGTGGGGGCGGCCGTGGTCGCCGCGGGGGTCGTCCTGGTGGGCGGGTTCGGGGTCGGTACGGCGATGCTGCAGGAGCGGATCGACAGCATCACGCAGGTCGCCGACACGCCCGACCAGTCCGTCATCGACCGGTACACCCTGTGGGCGGCGGCCACCGGCATGTGGCGCGAGCACCCGCTGACCGGGGTGGGTCTGAAGGGCTTCCCCGAGTACCGCGACGGGCACGCCACCCTGGCGCTGTCCTCGGGCAGCGACATCGAGGGCGCGGGCGAGACGTTTCACAAGCAGGCGCTGCTGTCGCCGCACAGCATGTACCTGCTGGTGCTGAGCGAGCAGGGCCTGATCGGGCTGCTGGCGCTCGCGGGGGGCTGGCTGGCGCTGCTGGTGTGCGCGCTGCGGCGGGTGCTGCGGGTGCGCCGCCGCGGACCCGGCCTCGACTGCGGGCTCGTCGCCTGCGGCCTGCTGCTCTGGCTGCTCGTCGACTTCGTGTACGGCGACATCGGCGGCCCCTCGACGGTACTGACCGGCGTGGCCCTGGGCCTGACGGCGTGGTGGGCGCTGTCCGCCGACGACCGGGCGGGCGCCGTGCGACGCGACGAGGTGGCGGAGCGGGTCGAGGAGGCCGCGACACGATGACAGTGCTCCCGTCCCAGCCCCCCGGCCCCAACACCGCGCCGGACGCACCCGGGGCTGCCGGCCCCCGCGGAATCGGCCTCGGCAGCCCCAAGGCCGGCCCTCGCCCACCTGACGCACCCGCCCCGGGCGAACCGGACGCAGCCGGCACCGCACCCGGCACACCCGACGGGAACGCGCCCGCAACCGGCGCACTCGGACTCGCCGGACCCAAGACCGCCACGCGCACAGCCGACGCACCCGCGCCGGACGGACCGGACGCAACGTCCGCGACCGCCGGGCACGCAAGCGGTGAGCTCGGACTGGGTCACCCAGAAGCC carries:
- a CDS encoding O-antigen ligase family protein, translating into MSHVLVPLPRRAAALVPVLPLVAVVALTALPPAGDGAGPADVVSALVVGYCVIRLLRERRRPLSPVAVVLLGLPVVGVALAAMGAASPETALGGLSRYLQIFVLVPAAALVLLRRTSDFLAVAWSFVGLALWQGAVGVHQYVTGTGASYQGETVRAVGTFGAQDVMGMASAVSLGVVCAVGIALGRAPVRQRAAAAGCALLLVLPLALSFSRGAWIATALTCAVQLALAGMRRALRVGAAVVAAGVVLVGGFGVGTAMLQERIDSITQVADTPDQSVIDRYTLWAAATGMWREHPLTGVGLKGFPEYRDGHATLALSSGSDIEGAGETFHKQALLSPHSMYLLVLSEQGLIGLLALAGGWLALLVCALRRVLRVRRRGPGLDCGLVACGLLLWLLVDFVYGDIGGPSTVLTGVALGLTAWWALSADDRAGAVRRDEVAERVEEAATR
- a CDS encoding exopolysaccharide biosynthesis polyprenyl glycosylphosphotransferase, with product MTAEHTVPSPGVPPRDHGFSTSVSVIPPRGADSGPRLPAAPPRPPSPLPLLLADGAAVLPATLVLTGAQRHPLLVAVLIGVSLLLRPRDRRPPVPGLLEELPAVCGRVAVAWAAGAALWAAYRPEDALSAGTVLAGLAVQAAAGGALRAAVHGRRRAALLRHPHAALVVGPAATAQRVTAAVLRRPRCGVRPVGIVAEQADGVEGVPVLRTDEEVERAVIQNGVRAVLAVHPSVRAEQGPLLRTLAASGCAIWEVDAGSAPHPGGERLAGFSCRRLDPAPARGGGIGKRMLDILVSGTLLLLVGPLLAVCAVTLRLCDGPGVVFRQERIGRDGKPFTLLKFRTHRPVDEHESATRWSVANEHEMRWFCRMLRRTSLDELLQLWNVLRGDMSLVGPRPERPYFVAQFSQTYPGYAARHRMRTGITGLAQVQGLRGDTSIEDRCRYDNAYIDDWSLWQDICILLRTAATLVRPTGS